One Corynebacterium appendicis CIP 107643 DNA window includes the following coding sequences:
- a CDS encoding DUF2269 domain-containing protein, which yields MARVMTPRIRKAALVAHVVCSVGWLGMVLAFIAMAVMGIVSADEMAARGTYRVMEQVAWWALVPLEVASLVTGVLQSLGTTWGLFRHYWVVFKLGLTVVATGVLVLYMQTFEYLARVAADPGVGLEAVRNFSPVLHSVAAALVLLVATVLAVYKPRGLTRYGQRKRPR from the coding sequence ATGGCGAGAGTGATGACCCCACGAATACGCAAGGCCGCGCTGGTGGCACATGTGGTCTGCTCGGTCGGCTGGCTCGGGATGGTGCTCGCCTTTATCGCGATGGCGGTCATGGGGATAGTGAGCGCGGATGAGATGGCGGCCCGGGGGACGTATCGGGTGATGGAGCAGGTGGCGTGGTGGGCGCTCGTTCCCCTGGAGGTGGCCTCGCTGGTGACCGGCGTCCTTCAATCCCTGGGGACGACGTGGGGATTGTTCCGACACTACTGGGTGGTGTTCAAGCTGGGGCTCACTGTGGTGGCGACAGGTGTGTTGGTGCTGTACATGCAGACCTTCGAGTATCTTGCCCGGGTGGCGGCAGACCCGGGCGTGGGGCTGGAGGCCGTGCGGAATTTCTCCCCGGTCCTCCACTCCGTGGCAGCAGCCTTGGTATTGCTGGTGGCTACGGTGCTGGCGGTGTACAAGCCGCGGGGTCTGACCCGATACGGGCAACGAAAAAGGCCCCGCTAG
- the lnt gene encoding apolipoprotein N-acyltransferase — MMGAAVVWWLALPPRGWWVLFPVGVTMFMLALAGQPLRNRLWLGGLGGVAHYALALRWLTDFNTAGYAAVVAVQALLLMLVAAVSPNEAAFRSRWSGWWLLTPAALVLLEAVQHRFPFGGFPLSAFGYSQTDGPFVAAAPLGGTLLVTALAAVAGAVVTAVIFGPRRARAASVVAVVVVLAVPAFAPTIADDTAEGSLDVVLVQGGGPRGLRAVNTDPFDTTRRHLQAAEDITGDPDLVLLPENVVNIDGSIDGTRVDAAFAELARQLDTNIVVGITEFEDQHFRNASIVWGPDGTRLGRYEKHHRVPFGEYIPMRNLIERLSEDARFIPRDAIAGEGPAVLDPSGTPRLGIVISYEVFFADRVADAVRNGGQLLLAPTNAASFVTEEVPAIEVAASRMRAREFGRTVLQAAPTGYSAVIQPDGTVSQLSGLGTNELLTATVPLHTGLTPYARMGDTPLLVLAMLALAWPAVTGLVSWRRRRQVTEVSH; from the coding sequence ATGATGGGAGCTGCGGTGGTCTGGTGGCTGGCGCTGCCGCCACGCGGTTGGTGGGTGCTGTTCCCGGTGGGCGTGACTATGTTCATGCTGGCTTTGGCAGGTCAACCACTACGTAACCGTTTGTGGCTCGGTGGGTTGGGCGGGGTGGCGCACTACGCTCTTGCTCTGCGCTGGCTCACCGACTTCAACACTGCCGGATATGCTGCTGTTGTTGCCGTTCAGGCGCTACTGTTAATGCTGGTTGCCGCGGTATCGCCTAACGAGGCGGCTTTTCGCAGCCGCTGGTCGGGCTGGTGGCTGCTCACCCCTGCTGCCCTGGTGTTATTGGAGGCTGTGCAGCACCGGTTCCCGTTCGGCGGTTTCCCGCTGTCCGCTTTCGGATACAGCCAGACCGATGGTCCTTTCGTGGCGGCAGCGCCCCTGGGTGGGACTCTCCTGGTGACCGCGTTGGCCGCAGTTGCGGGGGCCGTTGTTACCGCTGTCATCTTCGGGCCGAGACGAGCCCGTGCAGCATCCGTGGTCGCAGTGGTCGTGGTACTCGCGGTACCGGCGTTCGCGCCAACGATCGCAGATGATACGGCAGAAGGCAGCCTTGACGTCGTGCTCGTGCAGGGTGGAGGCCCCCGCGGGCTTCGCGCGGTCAATACCGATCCGTTTGATACGACCCGCCGGCACCTACAGGCTGCCGAAGATATCACCGGGGACCCTGATCTGGTTCTGCTGCCCGAAAACGTCGTCAATATCGACGGCTCAATCGACGGGACGCGCGTTGATGCAGCTTTCGCTGAACTGGCTAGGCAACTCGACACGAACATCGTTGTCGGAATTACCGAATTCGAGGATCAACATTTCCGGAACGCATCCATAGTGTGGGGACCGGACGGGACCCGGTTAGGACGCTATGAGAAGCATCATCGTGTGCCGTTCGGCGAGTACATCCCTATGCGCAATCTGATTGAACGACTCAGCGAGGACGCACGGTTCATCCCCCGCGACGCCATTGCCGGAGAGGGACCGGCGGTGCTCGATCCCAGCGGGACACCACGATTGGGGATCGTCATTTCCTATGAGGTCTTCTTCGCCGACCGGGTCGCCGATGCCGTTCGCAATGGTGGGCAGCTACTCCTCGCACCGACCAACGCCGCGTCTTTTGTGACCGAGGAAGTACCTGCAATTGAAGTGGCCGCATCCCGGATGCGTGCCCGCGAGTTTGGCCGCACCGTTCTCCAGGCTGCCCCCACCGGATACTCCGCAGTTATCCAGCCCGACGGCACAGTCTCACAACTCAGTGGCCTGGGCACGAACGAACTGCTGACGGCAACCGTTCCCCTTCATACTGGTTTGACGCCGTATGCGCGCATGGGGGATACGCCCCTGTTGGTTCTCGCGATGCTGGCTCTTGCATGGCCTGCGGTTACCGGCCTCGTCAGCTGGCGCAGGAGAAGGCAGGTTACGGAAGTATCCCACTAA
- a CDS encoding M23 family metallopeptidase — MRLKASRSSGGKHRTITTSQTKGRLTLVAVAAGTVSSAGVGGATAATLQAPAEVEAPVSPEAATVEVDLATNDTALSSSGTQAAPQILAISEFKPVANIDEQLDKAIQYNAERAENERAARAPSVVKPAEGTFTSGSGVHWGTLHAGIDIANVVGTPILAAMGGTVIDSGPASGFGQWIRIQHDDGSIAVYGHMETLDVTVGKRVTAGQRIAGMGNRGFSTGSHLHFERYPTGSGAVDPLPWFAEHGVTF, encoded by the coding sequence ATGCGCCTGAAGGCTTCGCGGTCATCCGGAGGAAAACACCGCACGATCACCACCTCGCAGACCAAGGGGCGTCTCACCCTCGTGGCTGTAGCCGCCGGCACGGTCTCATCCGCCGGCGTCGGTGGCGCCACGGCCGCCACCTTGCAAGCCCCGGCCGAGGTCGAGGCTCCGGTCTCCCCGGAGGCTGCCACCGTCGAGGTGGATTTGGCCACCAACGACACGGCCCTGTCCTCGAGTGGGACGCAGGCCGCACCGCAGATTCTCGCGATCTCCGAATTCAAGCCGGTCGCCAACATCGACGAGCAGCTGGACAAGGCCATCCAGTACAACGCCGAGCGGGCCGAGAACGAGCGCGCTGCCCGCGCGCCCTCGGTGGTCAAGCCCGCTGAAGGCACCTTCACCTCCGGTTCCGGCGTGCACTGGGGAACCCTCCACGCGGGTATCGACATCGCCAACGTCGTGGGTACCCCGATCCTCGCGGCGATGGGCGGCACTGTCATCGACTCCGGCCCGGCCTCCGGTTTCGGGCAGTGGATCCGCATCCAGCACGATGATGGCTCGATTGCCGTCTACGGTCATATGGAGACTCTCGACGTGACCGTTGGAAAACGCGTCACCGCTGGTCAGAGGATCGCTGGCATGGGCAACCGGGGGTTTTCCACCGGCTCTCACCTGCACTTCGAGCGTTACCCGACTGGCAGCGGGGCGGTCGACCCGTTGCCCTGGTTCGCCGAGCACGGCGTCACCTTCTAA